One window from the genome of Maridesulfovibrio zosterae DSM 11974 encodes:
- a CDS encoding SpoIID/LytB domain-containing protein yields the protein MRKSILIRNICISTMLCCMVLISTNAMARQYSSVEVENQAQAQWHINYASYLIDIGKYFEALEQYDTAIDFSPVAKTKVNAMFGKAMVLSTFLDAPDKAADLYRKVGRQYPDYADTALYRLGFLYYQMNQFDKSREAFKQYAKYFPEGKFKYQAEAVVSAMADKADPAPKPEPKPVPVPTPKPEPKPTPAPKPTPAPEDKTPAKLGDEPTLRVCLSRKVTSVIVTTSSKNDKVCTDDLGCGRKYTVGMSGSKLTLDGKKVSADRIKFTSKAPLKVSYGSEKKTVRGIVDVSIRKGKLLILNLINIEDYLLSVVPAESYASWPADTLKAQAVAARTYAYYQKKHRTHLFYDVYADTYDQMYAGVEREDKRADKAVKATRGQVLLYKKKPILSQYTANSGGYTADAKAIFGAGKAYLVAHKDPASLKGKMATWTRKFKVSDVEAKLKKIGISVPGIKSIKPLETGPSGRITKVRVNYKDGHRDLRTRTTLGSSRVLNLPDILLQIENKNGQYIFKGNGWGHGVGYSQWGSAELGKKKKYDYILKFYYPGSELKQLW from the coding sequence ATGAGAAAGTCCATTTTGATTAGAAATATTTGCATCAGTACAATGCTTTGTTGCATGGTTCTGATTTCGACAAATGCTATGGCCCGCCAGTATTCCAGTGTCGAAGTGGAGAACCAGGCGCAGGCCCAGTGGCATATAAATTATGCCAGCTATCTCATTGATATCGGTAAATATTTTGAAGCTCTTGAGCAGTATGATACCGCCATTGATTTCTCTCCTGTGGCAAAAACCAAAGTTAATGCCATGTTCGGTAAAGCCATGGTGCTGTCCACTTTTCTTGATGCACCCGACAAAGCAGCTGACCTGTATAGAAAGGTCGGACGCCAATATCCGGATTATGCAGATACTGCTCTCTACCGTCTGGGATTTCTTTATTATCAGATGAATCAGTTTGATAAGTCCCGTGAGGCTTTTAAGCAGTATGCGAAATATTTTCCAGAAGGTAAGTTCAAGTATCAGGCTGAAGCAGTTGTCTCGGCAATGGCTGATAAAGCCGACCCTGCGCCGAAACCTGAGCCTAAACCGGTTCCGGTTCCAACGCCAAAGCCTGAGCCAAAACCGACTCCGGCTCCGAAACCGACTCCCGCACCGGAGGATAAAACTCCCGCTAAACTCGGTGATGAGCCTACGCTGCGTGTTTGTCTCAGTCGTAAAGTTACTTCCGTTATTGTTACCACCTCCTCCAAAAACGATAAAGTCTGCACGGATGATCTTGGTTGCGGCCGTAAATATACGGTCGGTATGTCCGGTAGTAAGCTGACTCTTGATGGTAAAAAGGTCTCCGCCGACAGGATTAAATTCACTTCAAAAGCTCCACTTAAAGTTTCTTACGGTTCTGAAAAGAAAACTGTCCGTGGCATTGTTGATGTAAGCATCCGGAAAGGCAAACTCTTGATTCTTAATCTGATAAATATTGAAGATTATTTACTTTCGGTTGTTCCTGCGGAATCTTATGCTTCATGGCCGGCCGATACACTCAAAGCACAGGCCGTTGCTGCCCGTACTTACGCATATTATCAGAAAAAGCATCGCACACATCTTTTTTATGATGTTTATGCTGATACTTATGACCAGATGTATGCCGGAGTTGAGCGTGAGGACAAACGGGCTGACAAGGCGGTAAAGGCTACACGCGGACAGGTTCTGCTTTATAAAAAGAAACCGATCCTTTCGCAGTACACAGCAAACAGCGGTGGATATACTGCCGATGCAAAAGCTATTTTCGGAGCAGGTAAGGCTTATCTTGTCGCCCACAAAGACCCCGCAAGTCTTAAGGGTAAGATGGCTACATGGACCCGTAAATTCAAGGTCAGCGATGTAGAAGCCAAGTTGAAGAAAATCGGTATTTCGGTTCCGGGGATCAAGTCAATCAAACCTCTTGAGACCGGACCTTCCGGTAGAATCACAAAGGTAAGAGTTAATTATAAAGATGGGCATAGAGATTTACGTACACGTACAACTCTCGGCAGTTCCCGTGTACTGAATCTGCCTGATATCCTTTTGCAGATAGAAAATAAAAATGGACAGTATATCTTCAAAGGTAACGGATGGGGGCATGGCGTAGGTTATTCCCAGTGGGGATCGGCTGAGCTTGGTAAAAAGAAAAAGTATGACTATATTTTAAAGTTTTATTATCCCGGCAGCGAACTTAAACAGCTCTGGTAG